One genomic segment of Saccharomyces kudriavzevii IFO 1802 strain IFO1802 genome assembly, chromosome: 8 includes these proteins:
- the RTC3 gene encoding Rtc3p (similar to Saccharomyces cerevisiae RTC3 (YHR087W); ancestral locus Anc_5.384), producing MSTVVKYFYRGENTDLIVFTASEELVEDYLKNPSIGKLSEVVEVFEVFTPQDGRGAEGELGAASKAQIENEFGKGKKIEEIIDLILREGKPNSSTSSLKTKGGNAGTNGYK from the coding sequence atGTCTACCGTAGTTAAGTATTTTTACAGGGGCGAGAATACTGATTTGATCGTATTCACTGCATCCGAAGAGCTCGTGGAGGACTATCTGAAAAATCCATCCATTGGTAAGCTTTCCGAGGTTGTTGAAGTCTTCGAGGTTTTCACCCCACAAGATGGTAGGGGTGCCGAAGGAGAACTAGGTGCTGCATCCAAGGCTCAAATAGAAAACGAGTTCGGCAAGGGtaagaaaattgaagaaattatcGATCTGATATTGAGAGAAGGTAAACCAAACTCCAGTACCTCCAGTCTCAAAACCAAAGGGGGTAATGCAGGAACCAACGGCTACAAATAG
- the RPF1 gene encoding rRNA-binding ribosome biosynthesis protein RPF1 (similar to Saccharomyces cerevisiae RPF1 (YHR088W); ancestral locus Anc_5.385): MAPGNEINITNKLKRQEIFADIKHDKNKERHTMRRKRAKEERDNPELREQRLKENVTQTIENTRVYDETINKEVEGDEDDLMKYFNGNSNEPPKIFLTTNVNAKKSAYEFANIMIEVLPNVTFVKRKFGYKLKEISDICIKRNFTDIVIINEDKKKVTGLTFIHLPEGPTFYFKLSSFVEVKKIVGHGRPTSHIPELILNNFQTRLGQTVGRLFQSILPQNPDIEGRQVITLHNQRDYIFFRRHRYVFKDNERVGLQELGPQFTLKLKRLQRGIKEETEWEHKPEMDKEKKKFYL; encoded by the coding sequence ATGGCTCCCGGAAACGAGATAAACATCACAAATAAGCTGAAAAGGCAGGAAATCTTCGCTGATATCAAGCATGATAAGAACAAAGAACGTCATACAATGAGAAGAAAGAGGGCTAAGGAGGAGAGAGACAATCCGGAGCTGCGGGAGCAAAGGTTGAAAGAGAATGTAACACAGACTATAGAAAATACCAGGGTCTACGATGAAACCATTAACAAGGAAGTGGAGGGAGATGAAGACGACCTAATGAAATACTTCAACGGTAATTCCAACGAACCGCCAAAGATCTTCTTGACCACGAATGTAAACGCAAAGAAAAGTGCTTATGAGTTTGCTAACATCATGATTGAGGTGTTGCCAAATGTTACGTTTgtgaagagaaaatttggcTATAAACTAAAGGAAATATCTGATATTTGCATAAAGAGAAACTTCACGGACATTGTCATAATCAATgaagataagaaaaaggtAACCGGTCTAACATTTATACATTTGCCAGAGGGGCCAACGTTCTATTTCAAGCTCTCATCCTTCGTGGAGGTGAAGAAAATTGTTGGGCACGGCAGACCGACCAGTCATATTCCAGAACTGATTCTGAATAATTTTCAGACAAGACTGGGTCAAACAGTGGGAAGACTGTTCCAGTCTATTTTGCCTCAGAACCCTGATATTGAAGGTAGACAAGTGATCACTTTACATAACCAAAGAgattacatttttttcagaaggCACCGCTatgttttcaaagataatgAAAGAGTAGGTTTGCAAGAATTGGGCCCACAGTTCACTCTCAAACTGAAAAGGTTGCAGAGAGGTATCAAGGAAGAGACCGAATGGGAACATAAGCCTGAGAtggataaagaaaagaagaagttttATTTATAG
- the GAR1 gene encoding H/ACA snoRNP pseudouridylase subunit GAR1 (similar to Saccharomyces cerevisiae GAR1 (YHR089C); ancestral locus Anc_5.388), protein MSFRGGNRGGRGGFRGGFRGGRGGGVRSFQQGPPDAVLEMGAFVHPCEGDIVCRSINTKVPYFNAPIYLENKTQVGKVDEILGPLNEVFFTIKCGDGVQATSFKEGDKFYIAGDKLLPIERFLPKPKVAGPPKPKNKKKRGGAPGGRGGAPMGRGGARGGFRGGSRGGSSFRGGSRGGSSFRGGSRGGSFRGGSRGGSRGDFRGGFRGGRR, encoded by the coding sequence atgagTTTCAGAGGAGGTAACAGAGGTGGTCGTGGTGGCTTCCGTGGCGGCTTTCGTGGTGGACGTGGTGGCGGTGTTAGATCATTCCAACAAGGACCACCAGACGCTGTTTTAGAAATGGGAGCTTTCGTACATCCATGTGAAGGTGATATTGTTTGCCGCTCCATCAACACTAAGGTTCCCTACTTCAATGCGCCAATatatttggaaaataaaactcaAGTTGGTAAAGTCGATGAAATATTGGGTCCATTGAATGAAGTTTTCTTCACCATAAAATGTGGTGACGGTGTTCAAGCTACCAGTTTCAAAGAAGGTGACAAATTTTACATCGCTGGTGACAAACTCTTGCCTATTGAAAGGTTTTTACCTAAACCAAAGGTAGCAGGCCCACCAAAgccaaaaaacaagaagaagagaggTGGTGCTCCAGGCGGTCGTGGCGGCGCACCAATGGGCCGCGGTGGTGCTAGAGGCGGCTTCAGAGGCGGATCTCGTGGTGGTAGTTCATTCAGAGGCGGATCTCGTGGTGGTAGTTCATTCAGAGGTGGATCTCGTGGCGGCTCATTCAGAGGTGGTTCCCGTGGTGGTTCCCGTGGCGATTTCCGTGGTGGTTTCAGAGGGGGTAGAAGATAA